The following nucleotide sequence is from uncultured Roseateles sp..
ACCACCCGCGCGGCCGAGCGCACCGGCGACCTGGCCGAGGCGCTGTCGCGCTACATCGACTACCAGCAGCGGCTGGAAACGGTGCGCAAGAAGATTGTCTCGGCCTCGATCTACCCGGTCGTGCTGCTGGGCGTGGGCGGCTTGGTGACCCTGTTTCTGCTCGCCTACGTCGTGCCGCGCTTCGCGACCATCTACGCCGAAGCCGGTCGTGACCTGCCCTGGCTGTCGCGCGTGATGCTCGAATGGGGCCAGCTGATGAATGGCCACGGCGTGACGATCCTGCTGCTGATCGTCGCTGGCGCCGTGGCTATCGCCTTCGGCGCACGCCGAGCCGCGGGCCTGGTCGGGCGGGTGGCCTCGCGCATCCCGGGCATAGGCGATCGCCTGATGGTCTATCACCTGGCCCGGTTCTACCGCACCTTGGGCATGTTGCTGCGCGGTGGCACACCGGCCGTGCCGGCCCTGGGCATGGTCAGCGGCCTGCTGCCCGCCGACATGCGCGAGCGCCTGATACTGGCCACCCGCCAGGTGCGCGAGGGCAGCAGCCTGTCGCAGGCGATGAGCCATGCCCGGCTGACCACACCGGTGGCGCAGCGCATGCTGCGTGTCGGTGAAGACAGCGGCGACATGGCCGGCATGATGGAGCGCATCGCCACCTTCCACGACGAAGAACTGG
It contains:
- a CDS encoding type II secretion system F family protein; this translates as MLFNVRGLKADGSVVSMPVEAADRSAAVQQARSEGLTVLSAQTAHSLPSRANRAGRFPLLTFSQELVSLLQAGLSLPETIEAMVEKENRPPVRHVLSALRDRLFEGQSLSRAMEAQPAEFPELMIATTRAAERTGDLAEALSRYIDYQQRLETVRKKIVSASIYPVVLLGVGGLVTLFLLAYVVPRFATIYAEAGRDLPWLSRVMLEWGQLMNGHGVTILLLIVAGAVAIAFGARRAAGLVGRVASRIPGIGDRLMVYHLARFYRTLGMLLRGGTPAVPALGMVSGLLPADMRERLILATRQVREGSSLSQAMSHARLTTPVAQRMLRVGEDSGDMAGMMERIATFHDEELARWVDWFTKLFEPLLMAVMGLVIGGIVVLMYLPIFELAGSLQ